One Streptosporangium sp. NBC_01495 DNA window includes the following coding sequences:
- the cbiE gene encoding precorrin-6y C5,15-methyltransferase (decarboxylating) subunit CbiE: MSDPAITTAGPVVVVGIGDDGWAGLSEAARRELRAAEVLMGGARQLGLIPEAGPEVTEAGTEPGGEHNARPGAEYGAGPSADHDAESGAKPGTESGAEHGATFGTGYGARPGAERVVWPSPLLPALPALIASHRGRRVCVLASGDPMFHGIGTTLVRLLGADRVRVLPHPSSVSLACARLGWAADRVEVVSLVARPAEVLHPVVHDGRRVLVLSADGRTPARVAGLLAARGYGASPMTVLERLGGAGERVLSGTAATWSPPVTHDLNVVAVECRADAGTVPLPRLPGLPDEAFEHDGQLTKSEVRAVTLSRLAPVPGELLWDVGAGAGSIGIEWMRAHPDNRAIAVESHRERVAAVARNAAALGVPGLDVVTGAAPAALAGLERPDAIFIGGGVTVPGMVEACWEALRPGGRLVANAVTVESEAVLALWHGRLGGGMVRLAISRAAPVGGFTGWRPMMPVTIWTAVKPPVPEEKR, translated from the coding sequence ATGTCTGACCCTGCCATCACGACAGCCGGCCCCGTCGTCGTCGTCGGGATCGGGGACGACGGCTGGGCCGGTCTCTCCGAGGCGGCGCGGCGCGAGCTGCGCGCCGCCGAGGTCCTGATGGGCGGCGCCCGGCAGCTGGGACTCATCCCCGAAGCCGGTCCCGAAGTCACGGAAGCCGGTACCGAACCCGGTGGCGAGCACAATGCCAGGCCCGGCGCCGAGTACGGTGCCGGGCCCAGCGCCGATCACGATGCCGAGTCCGGCGCCAAGCCCGGAACCGAGTCCGGCGCTGAACACGGTGCCACGTTCGGAACCGGGTACGGCGCAAGGCCCGGGGCTGAGCGTGTTGTCTGGCCCTCACCGCTGCTTCCGGCCCTGCCCGCGCTGATCGCCTCCCACCGGGGGCGCAGGGTGTGCGTGCTGGCCAGCGGCGACCCCATGTTCCACGGCATCGGCACGACCCTGGTGCGGCTGCTCGGCGCCGACCGGGTGCGGGTCCTGCCGCACCCGTCGTCGGTCTCCCTGGCCTGCGCCAGGCTCGGGTGGGCGGCCGACCGGGTCGAGGTGGTCAGCCTCGTGGCGCGTCCCGCCGAGGTGCTGCACCCGGTCGTCCACGACGGCCGCCGCGTCCTGGTCCTCAGCGCCGACGGGCGCACCCCGGCCCGGGTCGCCGGGCTGCTCGCCGCCCGAGGCTACGGCGCGAGCCCGATGACGGTCCTGGAACGGCTGGGCGGCGCCGGGGAGCGCGTGCTCTCCGGTACGGCCGCCACCTGGTCCCCGCCCGTGACCCACGACCTCAACGTCGTCGCCGTGGAGTGCCGCGCCGACGCCGGGACCGTTCCGCTGCCCCGCCTTCCCGGCCTGCCCGACGAGGCGTTCGAGCACGACGGCCAGCTCACCAAGAGCGAGGTGCGCGCGGTCACCCTGTCCCGGCTGGCGCCCGTCCCGGGGGAGCTGCTGTGGGACGTCGGCGCGGGCGCGGGCAGCATCGGCATCGAGTGGATGCGCGCGCACCCGGACAACCGGGCGATCGCGGTGGAGTCCCATCGGGAAAGGGTGGCCGCGGTCGCCCGTAACGCCGCGGCGCTGGGCGTTCCCGGCCTCGACGTGGTGACCGGTGCCGCACCCGCCGCGCTCGCCGGCCTGGAGCGGCCCGACGCGATCTTCATCGGCGGCGGGGTGACCGTTCCCGGGATGGTGGAGGCGTGCTGGGAGGCGCTACGGCCGGGCGGCAGGCTGGTGGCCAACGCGGTGACCGTCGAGTCGGAGGCGGTCCTCGCCCTCTGGCACGGCAGGCTCGGCGGCGGCATGGTCCGGCTCGCGATCAGCAGGGCCGCCCCGGTCGGCGGGTTCACCGGCTGGCGGCCCATGATGCCCGTCACGATCTGGACCGCGGTCAAGCCGCCCGTCCCGGAGGAGAAGCGATGA
- the def gene encoding peptide deformylase, whose translation MEASGEGRPTPIRYVGDPVLHRPCEPVTRFDENLATLVHDMFASMYAADGVGLAANQIGIPLRVFVYDCPDDTEEYRKGVVVNPVLVLPEAAARTLADYDEGCLSVPGQRASLARPDRAVVHGVDVTGVPLTVEGTGLLARCLQHETDHLDGRLYIDRLPAERREEVLRAYEEERDRPATED comes from the coding sequence GTGGAGGCGAGTGGTGAGGGCAGGCCCACGCCCATCCGTTACGTGGGCGACCCTGTGCTGCACCGGCCCTGCGAGCCGGTCACCCGTTTCGACGAGAACCTGGCCACGCTGGTGCACGACATGTTCGCCAGCATGTACGCGGCCGACGGCGTGGGGCTCGCGGCCAACCAGATCGGGATTCCCCTGCGCGTGTTCGTCTACGACTGCCCGGACGACACCGAGGAGTACCGCAAGGGCGTCGTGGTCAACCCGGTCCTGGTGCTGCCCGAGGCCGCCGCGCGCACCCTGGCGGACTACGACGAGGGCTGCCTGTCGGTGCCCGGACAGCGGGCGTCGCTCGCCAGGCCCGACCGGGCGGTCGTGCACGGTGTCGACGTCACCGGGGTACCTCTGACGGTCGAGGGCACCGGCCTGCTGGCCCGGTGTCTGCAGCACGAGACGGACCACCTCGACGGCCGCCTCTACATCGACAGGCTCCCTGCGGAGCGGCGCGAGGAGGTCCTGCGGGCCTACGAGGAGGAGCGCGACCGGCCCGCCACGGAGGACTGA
- a CDS encoding alpha/beta hydrolase fold domain-containing protein: MGYRLAPEHPFPAALDDAYAVLTWAAEHAAELGVDSELIAVEGHSAGAGIATAVALRARDQRGRGSVSSFERGRRVRAGDLGRQGVRRGRARPPWIPHGRGRFHRHLLPLGARHLRDRRRDDAVAVAAVRAAGRADRRYGSDHDRLHGPGGSAPLPAAGAGTDRPGGGSRPRLRRPAGRPARGRPDPGRARGAVDTGARAPGRAAGAPGGTA, translated from the coding sequence GTGGGCTACCGCTTGGCCCCCGAGCATCCGTTCCCGGCCGCCCTGGACGACGCCTACGCCGTACTGACCTGGGCGGCCGAGCACGCGGCCGAGCTCGGCGTCGACTCGGAGCTGATCGCGGTCGAAGGTCACAGCGCCGGCGCGGGGATCGCGACCGCGGTGGCGTTGCGGGCGCGTGACCAGCGGGGCCGCGGATCCGTTTCCAGTTTCGAACGCGGCCGTCGAGTTCGTGCAGGGGATCTCGGTCGTCAAGGCGTTCGGCGGGGGCGAGCGCGCCCACCGTGGATTCCTCACGGCCGCGGACGATTTCACCGACATCTTCTCCCGCTGGGTGCTCGGCATCTCCGGGATCGCCGCCGCGATGACGCTGTCGCTGTCGCCGCCGTTCGTGCTGCTGGTCGTGCTGACCGGCGGTACGGCTCTGATCACGACCGGCTCCATGGTCCCGGCGGATCTGCTCCCCTTCCTGCTGCTGGGGCTGGGACTGACCGCCCCGGTGGCGGCTCTCGGCCACGGCTTCGACGACCTGCAGGCCGCCCGGCGCGCGGTCGGCCGGATCCGGGACGTGCTCGCGGTGCCGTCGACACCGGAGCCCGCGCACCCGGTCGCGCCGCGGGGGCACCGGGTGGAACTGCGTGA
- the cobM gene encoding precorrin-4 C(11)-methyltransferase codes for MTVRFVGAGPGAADLITVRGQRAIASAPVCLYAGSLVPAELLESCPPGARLVDTARMALEEIVAEMVAAHGAGHDVARLHSGDPSVFSAMAEQMRRLDAEGVPYEVIPGVPAFAAAAASLRRELTVPGVGQTIVLTRTSVRATPMPEGEDLGTLGRSRATMVLHLAVQRIEAVAAELVPNYGADCPVAVVARASRDDEVILRGTLADIAGQVREAGILRTAVIVVGRVLTASEFPDSHLYSAARCRD; via the coding sequence ATGACGGTACGTTTCGTCGGTGCCGGGCCGGGCGCCGCGGATCTCATCACCGTGCGGGGCCAGCGGGCGATCGCGTCCGCGCCGGTGTGCCTGTACGCCGGGTCGCTGGTCCCGGCAGAACTGCTGGAGTCGTGCCCGCCGGGCGCGCGGCTCGTCGACACCGCGAGGATGGCCCTGGAGGAGATCGTCGCGGAGATGGTCGCCGCCCACGGGGCCGGGCACGACGTGGCCAGGCTGCACTCCGGCGACCCGTCGGTGTTCAGCGCGATGGCCGAGCAGATGCGCAGGCTGGACGCCGAGGGAGTGCCGTACGAGGTGATCCCGGGCGTGCCCGCCTTCGCCGCCGCCGCGGCGTCGCTGCGGCGCGAGCTCACCGTGCCGGGGGTGGGGCAGACGATCGTGCTGACCCGGACCTCGGTGCGCGCCACCCCCATGCCCGAGGGCGAGGACCTCGGCACGCTCGGCCGCAGCCGGGCCACGATGGTCCTGCACCTGGCGGTGCAGCGTATCGAGGCCGTCGCGGCGGAGCTCGTCCCCAACTACGGCGCCGACTGCCCGGTGGCCGTGGTGGCCAGGGCCAGCCGTGACGACGAGGTGATCCTGCGCGGCACCCTGGCCGACATCGCCGGGCAGGTTCGCGAGGCGGGGATCCTCCGTACCGCGGTGATCGTCGTCGGCCGCGTGCTGACCGCCTCGGAGTTTCCCGACAGCCACCTGTACTCGGCCGCCCGCTGCCGTGACTGA
- a CDS encoding RNA-guided endonuclease InsQ/TnpB family protein, with product MKRTRAQVACLDLGERQSAVLDGQAHTARALWNLLHEFCTFRPDRLASLKECDAAIRVARHEIDWMGRLPAQAAQAVLKTYRQAWANFFNPNHPAKRPTFKGRFRSQAAIDVPQARDLQITRINRRWGAVNLPKVGRVRFRWTKDLPGVTKGGPAGRITGARLVKKAHGWNIVFRTETVVAAPAPHRGPKAGMDRGIVIPLALSTGEHLGHGSWLTTGQAERLLRLERKSARQRKTTTKGQPLSMRLTRTYDQIAKLRATAKRRALDWQHQSTTALADTYSAIVVEDLKIGNMTASASGTVEEPGVKVAQKRGLNRAIAGEAWGRTVELLTYKAADRGGLVAKVRPHGTSRECHRCHTTTAGSRESRSRFVCKNPACGWIGNADTNAARNQLHRYNSAAGWAVTGRGDSGVSGSAKRQASRSTVSGAPAPRAAA from the coding sequence GTGAAACGGACTCGTGCGCAGGTGGCGTGCCTGGATCTGGGCGAGCGGCAGTCGGCCGTCTTGGACGGTCAGGCGCACACCGCTCGCGCACTGTGGAACCTGCTCCACGAGTTCTGCACGTTCCGTCCCGATCGCCTGGCCTCACTCAAGGAGTGTGACGCGGCGATCCGCGTTGCCCGTCATGAGATCGACTGGATGGGGCGGCTTCCCGCGCAGGCCGCGCAAGCGGTCTTGAAGACCTACCGGCAGGCGTGGGCGAACTTCTTCAACCCCAACCACCCCGCCAAGCGCCCGACGTTCAAGGGCCGATTCCGATCCCAGGCCGCCATCGACGTCCCCCAGGCCCGCGACCTGCAAATCACGCGGATCAACCGGCGCTGGGGCGCGGTCAACCTGCCCAAGGTCGGCCGGGTACGGTTCCGATGGACCAAGGACCTGCCCGGCGTGACCAAGGGCGGCCCCGCCGGACGGATCACCGGGGCCCGCCTCGTCAAGAAAGCCCACGGGTGGAACATCGTGTTCCGCACCGAGACCGTCGTCGCCGCCCCTGCCCCGCACCGAGGGCCGAAGGCCGGCATGGACCGGGGCATCGTCATCCCCTTGGCATTGTCCACCGGAGAACACCTCGGCCACGGTTCGTGGCTCACCACTGGGCAGGCGGAGCGGTTGCTGCGGTTGGAACGCAAATCCGCCCGCCAGAGGAAGACCACCACGAAGGGGCAGCCGCTCTCCATGCGGCTGACCCGCACCTACGACCAGATCGCGAAGCTCCGCGCGACAGCCAAACGCCGAGCCCTCGACTGGCAGCACCAGAGCACCACCGCCCTCGCGGACACCTACTCCGCGATCGTGGTCGAAGACCTGAAAATCGGCAACATGACGGCGTCCGCGTCCGGGACCGTGGAGGAACCGGGCGTCAAGGTCGCCCAGAAGCGCGGCCTGAACCGCGCTATCGCGGGCGAGGCATGGGGCCGGACGGTCGAGTTGCTGACCTACAAGGCCGCCGACCGGGGCGGGCTCGTGGCGAAGGTCCGACCCCACGGCACCTCGCGGGAATGTCACCGCTGCCACACGACCACGGCGGGCTCACGTGAGTCCCGGTCCCGGTTCGTGTGCAAGAACCCGGCGTGCGGATGGATCGGCAACGCCGACACCAACGCCGCCAGAAACCAGCTTCATCGGTACAACTCTGCCGCCGGATGGGCGGTCACAGGACGTGGAGACTCCGGGGTATCGGGGTCGGCGAAGCGTCAAGCATCCCGTTCCACAGTCTCCGGCGCACCCGCGCCGCGAGCTGCCGCGTAA
- a CDS encoding pyridoxamine 5'-phosphate oxidase family protein, protein MKDLGEELRAFWRERHLCTMTTVRADGTPHVIPVGVTLDADSGIARVITSGGSHKVRHVLAAGDEGAAVAVCQVDGGRWSTLEGRAVIRTDPESVADAERRYAERYRVPRENFARVVVEIRITRVLGNV, encoded by the coding sequence TTGAAGGATCTCGGAGAGGAACTCCGCGCGTTCTGGCGGGAGCGTCACCTGTGCACGATGACCACCGTGCGCGCCGACGGCACGCCGCACGTCATCCCGGTGGGAGTGACGCTGGACGCGGACTCGGGGATCGCCAGGGTGATCACTTCGGGCGGCTCGCACAAGGTCCGCCACGTGCTCGCGGCGGGAGACGAGGGGGCGGCTGTCGCGGTCTGCCAGGTGGACGGGGGCCGCTGGTCGACCCTGGAGGGGCGCGCGGTGATCCGTACCGACCCCGAGTCGGTCGCCGACGCCGAGCGCCGCTACGCCGAGCGCTATCGGGTGCCCCGGGAGAACTTCGCCCGCGTCGTGGTCGAGATCCGCATCACCCGGGTGCTGGGCAATGTCTGA
- a CDS encoding MFS transporter: MDRVRRVRPDRDSRAGRGAHRGVGSGRRGTRGRGGGRGAARAVGGVPAQTAGDDRDGPDPVRGADERSRRPRARPAELRSTPGCGGLIGSRLARPLLARFGQHKVMLTAGTLRACWPLGLALISPGPTGLVLVIAVELGLITCMGVFNPVFATYRLERLPSDRVARTLSAWSITSKATIAAMTGVWGLLAGLTGPRTAIAIAGLLLLATPLLLPRHDRTPQLRNADQAPPERRTPA; encoded by the coding sequence ATGGATCGCGTTCGACGCGTTCGCCCTGATCGCGATTCTCGCGCTGGACGCGGGGCCCACCGAGGTGTCGGTTCTGGCCGCCGCGGGACTCGCGGTCGGGGCGGTGGTCGCGGTGCCGCTCGGGCCGTGGGTGGAGTTCCGGCGCAAACGGCCGGTGATGATCGCGATGGACCTGATCCGGTTCGCGGCGCTGATGAGCGTTCCCGCCGCCCACGTGCTCGGCCGGCTGAGCTTCGCTCAACTCCTGGTTGTGGCGGCCTCATCGGCTCGCGACTGGCCCGCCCGCTCCTCGCACGGTTCGGACAGCACAAGGTCATGCTCACCGCCGGGACGCTGCGCGCGTGCTGGCCACTCGGATTGGCCCTCATCAGCCCCGGCCCCACCGGACTCGTCCTCGTCATCGCCGTCGAACTCGGACTGATCACCTGCATGGGCGTGTTCAACCCGGTATTCGCCACCTACCGGCTCGAACGGCTCCCGTCGGACCGGGTCGCCCGCACGCTGTCTGCCTGGTCGATCACGAGTAAGGCCACCATCGCGGCCATGACCGGCGTGTGGGGCCTGCTGGCCGGCCTCACCGGTCCCCGCACCGCGATCGCGATCGCCGGTCTCCTGCTCCTGGCGACCCCGCTTCTCCTGCCTCGGCACGACCGCACACCCCAACTCAGGAACGCCGACCAGGCGCCACCGGAAAGGCGAACACCCGCATGA
- a CDS encoding PPOX class F420-dependent oxidoreductase codes for MGKLDEHAKELLRRPLHAWVTTVRPDGSLHSTVVWVDIDGDDVVFNTAVGRAKERHLRRDPRVSVSVLDPEDAFRLVSVSGTARLELEGADEVVDHLAKKYLGVESYPFRVPDERRVTVRVTPDDVIFNAGG; via the coding sequence GTGGGAAAACTCGATGAACACGCCAAGGAACTGCTCAGGCGGCCCCTCCACGCCTGGGTGACCACCGTCAGGCCGGACGGGTCGCTGCACAGCACCGTCGTGTGGGTCGACATCGACGGAGACGACGTCGTCTTCAACACGGCCGTCGGCCGGGCCAAGGAGCGCCACCTGCGCCGGGACCCGCGCGTGTCGGTGAGCGTCCTCGACCCCGAGGACGCCTTCCGCCTGGTCAGCGTCTCGGGTACGGCCCGGCTGGAGCTGGAGGGCGCGGACGAGGTCGTCGACCACCTGGCGAAGAAGTATCTCGGGGTGGAGTCCTATCCCTTCCGGGTCCCGGACGAGCGGCGCGTCACCGTGAGGGTCACGCCCGACGACGTCATCTTCAACGCGGGAGGCTGA
- a CDS encoding cobalt-precorrin-6A reductase gives MNVLILGGTDEARRLAAALADRARTHVVSSLAGRVRDPKLPVGEVREGGFGGPGGLAAWLAEHDVHVVVDATHPFAARMTASAVEAADRAGLPLLILRRPGWREAPGDDWRWVPSLEAAAELLPSLGERVFLTTGRRSLPVFAGLDGQWFLARSVDTPGPLVPRRLEVLLSRGPFTVDGELALMREHRVEVLVTKDSGGEMTTAKLLAARELGLPVVIVRRPPPPDGVTSVGTVEAALAWLETVTDPGGRGPV, from the coding sequence CTGAACGTCCTGATACTGGGCGGCACCGACGAGGCCAGGCGGCTGGCCGCCGCGCTCGCCGACCGCGCGCGGACGCACGTGGTGTCCTCCCTGGCCGGCCGGGTACGCGACCCGAAGCTGCCGGTGGGGGAGGTGCGCGAGGGCGGCTTCGGCGGCCCCGGCGGCCTCGCGGCGTGGCTGGCGGAGCACGACGTCCACGTCGTCGTGGACGCCACGCACCCGTTCGCGGCCCGGATGACCGCCTCGGCGGTCGAGGCGGCGGACCGGGCCGGCCTGCCGCTGCTGATCCTGCGGCGGCCCGGCTGGCGGGAGGCTCCCGGCGACGACTGGCGCTGGGTGCCCTCTCTGGAGGCCGCCGCCGAGCTGCTGCCCTCGCTGGGGGAGCGGGTGTTCCTCACCACGGGACGCCGCAGCCTGCCGGTCTTCGCCGGCCTCGACGGCCAGTGGTTCCTGGCCCGCTCGGTGGACACGCCGGGACCGCTCGTCCCGCGACGCCTGGAGGTGCTGCTCAGCCGGGGGCCGTTCACGGTGGACGGGGAGCTGGCGCTGATGCGCGAGCACCGGGTGGAGGTGCTGGTCACCAAGGACAGCGGCGGTGAGATGACCACCGCGAAGCTGCTGGCCGCCCGCGAGCTGGGGCTGCCGGTCGTGATCGTGCGCCGCCCGCCCCCGCCCGATGGGGTGACCTCGGTGGGGACCGTCGAGGCCGCGCTCGCCTGGTTGGAGACCGTGACCGACCCCGGCGGGCGGGGACCGGTTTGA
- the tnpA gene encoding IS200/IS605 family transposase codes for MEDDRDVRKGRHCVHELSAHLVFVTKYRRNVFTAPMLTRCEEIMRDVCAGFECELLEFNGEDDHVHLLVGFPPKVALSTLVNSLKGVSARYLRKEYDSHVREYLWGGHFWSRSYYAGSTGGANLATVRKYIQGQDRPTR; via the coding sequence ATGGAAGATGATCGGGATGTTCGTAAAGGCAGGCACTGTGTTCACGAACTGTCCGCACACTTGGTGTTCGTGACGAAGTACCGCAGGAATGTCTTCACCGCGCCGATGCTGACCCGATGCGAAGAGATCATGAGGGACGTCTGCGCCGGCTTCGAATGCGAACTCCTTGAGTTCAACGGCGAAGACGACCATGTCCACCTGCTCGTCGGCTTTCCCCCCAAGGTCGCGCTCTCGACCCTGGTCAACTCGCTTAAGGGCGTCTCCGCCCGTTACCTGCGCAAGGAATACGACTCCCACGTCCGCGAGTACCTGTGGGGCGGCCACTTTTGGTCCCGCTCCTACTACGCGGGCTCGACCGGCGGCGCGAACCTGGCCACCGTCAGGAAGTACATTCAGGGCCAAGACCGGCCCACCCGCTAA
- a CDS encoding ABC transporter ATP-binding protein, protein MYHRFGDHLARLPLGWFTARRVGEVSVLAGEGVLQAMGVAAHLLAPFISAWVTPLTIVVVMLAFDWRMGLAALAALPVVAAIQAWTGRSMAAGDAERAERGDEATGRVIEYLQAQPVLRAGGRTAEHLRSLDDALSGLQRAARRSTLSALPGVLGLTLTVQAMFTALLTLGAYLALTGSIGAAEVLAILVLAARCADPLLSLSDIGGKLRGARFELARLDTVLRTEPLPQAREPIRPVRHDLAFESVAFRHGDRTVIDDLSLSVPAGQRLAVVGPSGAGKSTLLQLLARFYDVDEGVVRVGGVDVRAIRTEVLMEQIAIVFQDVYLFDGTIEDNVRLGRPDADEAEVRAAATAARLDEVIGRLPGGWATNVGEGGALLSGGERQRVSIARALLKDAPVVLLDEVTSALDPVNETAVHEGIERLMAGRTVVMVAHRMRTVQRADRVVFLDGGRIVEEGGHDDLLRRGGRYADFWEVSMTPMAGE, encoded by the coding sequence GTGTATCACCGTTTCGGCGATCATCTGGCCCGACTGCCCCTCGGCTGGTTCACCGCTCGCCGCGTCGGGGAGGTGTCGGTCCTGGCCGGCGAGGGCGTCCTGCAGGCGATGGGCGTGGCGGCGCATCTGCTGGCACCGTTCATCTCCGCCTGGGTGACTCCGCTGACGATCGTCGTCGTGATGCTCGCCTTCGACTGGCGGATGGGGTTGGCCGCGTTGGCCGCCCTACCGGTCGTGGCGGCGATCCAGGCCTGGACGGGACGCTCGATGGCCGCCGGCGACGCCGAGCGGGCCGAACGCGGCGACGAGGCCACCGGGAGAGTCATCGAGTATCTCCAGGCCCAGCCGGTGCTGCGCGCCGGCGGCCGGACCGCCGAACACCTCCGGTCGCTCGACGACGCATTGTCCGGACTTCAGCGCGCGGCCCGCCGTTCCACGCTGTCGGCGCTGCCCGGCGTACTGGGCCTGACGCTCACGGTGCAGGCGATGTTCACCGCGCTGTTGACCCTGGGCGCCTACCTCGCACTCACCGGGAGCATCGGTGCGGCGGAGGTTCTGGCGATCCTGGTACTCGCCGCCCGCTGCGCCGATCCGCTGCTGTCGCTGTCGGATATCGGCGGCAAACTGCGCGGCGCGCGCTTCGAGCTGGCGAGACTCGACACGGTGTTGCGCACCGAGCCGCTGCCGCAGGCCCGCGAACCGATCCGGCCGGTACGCCATGACCTGGCGTTCGAGTCCGTCGCCTTCCGGCACGGCGACCGCACGGTGATCGACGACCTGTCGTTGTCCGTGCCGGCGGGACAGCGGCTCGCCGTCGTCGGACCGTCGGGGGCGGGTAAGAGCACACTGTTGCAGCTGCTCGCGCGGTTCTACGACGTGGACGAGGGCGTGGTGCGCGTGGGAGGCGTGGACGTGCGCGCGATCCGTACCGAGGTGTTGATGGAGCAGATCGCCATCGTCTTCCAGGACGTCTACCTCTTCGACGGCACGATCGAGGACAACGTGCGTCTCGGCCGTCCCGACGCCGACGAGGCCGAGGTGCGGGCGGCGGCGACCGCGGCGCGACTGGACGAGGTGATCGGGCGACTGCCCGGCGGATGGGCGACGAACGTCGGCGAGGGCGGCGCGCTGCTGTCGGGTGGCGAGCGCCAGCGTGTCTCGATCGCGCGGGCGCTGCTGAAGGACGCGCCCGTCGTGCTGCTGGACGAGGTGACCTCCGCGCTGGACCCGGTGAACGAGACGGCCGTGCACGAAGGCATCGAGCGCCTGATGGCGGGCCGGACGGTGGTGATGGTGGCGCACCGGATGCGGACCGTCCAACGCGCCGATCGCGTCGTCTTCCTGGACGGCGGCCGGATCGTGGAGGAGGGCGGCCACGACGACCTGCTGCGCCGCGGTGGCCGCTACGCCGATTTCTGGGAGGTTTCCATGACACCGATGGCGGGTGAGTGA